The DNA window ATCAACCTGGGCCAGGGCGCGGCCCTGCAGACCGGGATCACCTATGTCCTGGAGCGCACCGACGCCCGCTACCTCGTCACCTTCGACGCCGACGGCCAGCACTCCCCCGCCGACGCGGCGGCGATGGTGGAGCGCGCCGAGGCCGAGGACCTGGCGATCGTGCTGGGCTCGCGCTTCCTGGACGGGAAGACAGACGTGGGATGGCTCAAGCGCCTGGTGCTGCGCACGGTCGCCGTCGTGAGCTCGCGGACCTCGGGGATGCACCTGACCGACGCGCACAACGGCCTGCGCCTCATCCGGCGCGACGCCGCACAACACCTGGACCTGACGCAGAACCGGATGGCGCACGCCTCCCAGATCATCCGCCAGCTCGGCGCCACGGGGCTGCCGTGGCGCGAACAGGGCGTCCACATCGTCTACACCGACTACTCGCGCGCCAAGGGCCAGTCCCTGTGGAATTCGGTCAATATCCTCGTCGACCTGCTGTTCTCATGACGGCGTCCGCCGTCATGGCCACCACCGCCGCCGAAGGAGGGCGTCCATGAGTTCTCGGATCATTATCCAGGTTCTTCTCATCGCCGCGGTCGGCGTGATCGGCTGGATGATGCTGCGCTCCCCGGGCGGGGCCCGCCACCGGGCGGGCCGCCGGATCGTGACCCTGGCCTTCGTCATCTTCGCCATCGTCTCCATCGCCGTGCCCGCGGTCATCTCGAGGATCGCCCATTTCGTGGGGGTCGGGCGCGGCACCGATCTGCTCCTGTACGTCCTCGTCATCGCCTTCCTGCTGCAGATCCTGTCCTCCTTCCGCCGCAACGCGGCCCTGGAGCGCCAGATCACCCGTCTGGCCCGGCGGATCGCGCTCGACAACGCCCCCGACCCTCCGGCGGAACCGGTTCGGGCGGACGACGAGACCGGTTCGGACGGGCGGCGGGACCGGCCGTAACGGACAGGCGGAGCCGACCGAGCCGGCCGGGCGGGGCCGCCCAGGCGGACGGCGAGGCCCGCATGCATCGGTTCGTATGCAGTTTCCGCCGGTTTCGCGTGTCGTTTCCGCCGGTTTCGCGTGCTATTTCCGCCGGTCTCGGCGCGGGGGGCGGGCGGAGACGCGCACCTCCAGCTCCTCGCGCAGGCGCAGGCCGCCGTCGACCGCCCAGCGCAGGGGCGCCTGCCAGGGCGCCGAGTACACCCCGTCGAGGTAGCGGCGCGCGGAGGCGTGGTGCGCCCGGATCATCCGCTCCGGCCGCGCCTTCCACGAGGCGCCCTGCTCGTGCACGACGACGGCGGCGGGCACCTGGATATTGCGCCACCCGGCCCGGGCCACCCGGGCCCCCAGGTCGACGTCCTCGAAGAACATGAAGTAGTCCTCGTCGAAGCCGCCCAGCTCCCGCCACACGGGCGCAGGCAGAACCAGGCAGGCGCCCGACAGCCAGCCGACCTCGCGGACGGCGTCGTTGCCGCCCTGACTGTGGTAGGCGGCGGAGAAGGGGTTGGACGGCCACACCCGCGTCAGGGCGGCGTGCCCGGTGCCGCGCACCAGCGTGGGCAGCGCCCGGCCCGAGGGGTAGACGCTGCCGTCCGGGTTGAGCAGACGGGGGCCCAGGCAGCCGGCCCCGGCGGTGTTCAGGCCCGCGTCAATGAGGACGTCGAGGCTGCCCGGACGCCACACAATGTCCGGGTTGGCGACGACGACCCAGTCCTCGTCCAGGTCCCGCGCGGCCAGGTTCGCACCGCCCCCGTAGCCCCGGTTCGTGCCGTCCGTCACAACCTCGGCCCCGAAGCGCTCCGCCGCCTCCTGGACAAGTTCGTGCTCGGAGCCGTTGTCGGCGATGACGACCCGGACCCGCCTCCGACTGGCCCGGCCCAGGGAGTCGAGGAAGCGCATGAGCTCCTCGCCGGGGTTGTAGGCGACTGTGACCACCCTCACCGTCCCGCGCCAGCGGACGGCTCGCCGACCGTCCTGACTGTCCTGGCTCTGCGGGGCGGCGGCATCTGTGGGCTCCATCCCGCGAGCGTATCGGACTCAGCCGGCCACGGGCGGCCCGACGCCCGCGACGCCGCTCCGGCTCAAGACGCCCCCGCCCGCGGACGGGCAGCGCTCCCCGGCCGAATCCGGCCCCAGAGGCGAAGATCATCCTCTGGAACGAGGGGTTCACCGGCCCACGACCCCGATCGATTCCATATGATCGAGGCGTGCGATCATTACCACGGCCGCGAGTGCGGCACGCCTCCAAGGAACTCAAGCGCCGCATGGTGCGAGGGCTCCTGTCCGTCGGGTTGGCCCTGGTGCTCTTCGCAGCCTCCTTCTTCGCGTTCGCCTATTACGACCTCCAGAGCCAGATCACCCCGATCGATCCCGGCAGCTTCCTGGGAACGGACCGCCCCTCTCGAGAACCCGCCCCGGACGGCTACAGCGGGCACGCCGTCAACATCCTCGTCCTGGGCACGGACTCGCGCGCCGGCGCCAACAACGTCGACGGCTCCGAGGGCGACGACGACGTGATCGTCGCCCGCTCCGACACCGCCATGATCATGCACATCTCCGCCGACCGCTCCCGGGTCGACGTCGTGTCCATCCCCCGCGACACCATCGTCGACATCCCCAGCTGCACCTCCTCCGACGGCTCCACCGTCGAGGAGTCGGAGGGCCAGTTCAACACCGCCTTCGCCAACGGGGCGGGCACCGGCAGCGACAAGAACGCCGTCACCGCGGGCGTGGCCTGCACGATCAAGACCTTGGAGGCCCTGACCGACGTCTACATCGACGAGTCCATCGTCGTGGACTTCTCCGGGCTGTCCACCATGGTCGACGCCCTGGGCGGGGTCACCCTCTACGTCGAGGAGGACATCGACGACTCCGAGTACACGGGCCTGGTCCTGGAGCGGGGCTGCCACCACCTGGACGGGGCGACGGCGCTGCAGTACGCGCGCGTGCGCCACGGCGTGGGCGACGGCTCCGACATCTCGCGCATCTCCCGCCAGCAGAACCTCATGAGTGCCATGCTCCGGACGGCGCAGTCCAAGAACCTGCTGACCGACGCCGACAAGCTCTACTCCTTCGCCCGCGAGTCCCTGGGGACGCTGACGACGTCCAAGGGCATTGCGGACCTGTCGACCCTGGCCGGGCTGGGCCAGTCCATTGCGAGCATCGGCATGGACCACATCAACTTCGTCACCATGCCCCACGAGCCCGCCGCCTGGGACCGCGACCGGGTAGTCCCCTCCGAGAGCGCCGAGACCGTCTGGGCGGCCCTCAAGAACGACAAGCCTGTGCCCGCCGACTCCACCCACGCCGACGGAACCGCGTCGAGCCCCAGCGCGGACGCGAGCACGCCCTCGAACGACGGATCGACCTCGGAGCAGTCGCCCACGGACGATTCCGCCCCGAACGAGTCGTCCCCGGACGAG is part of the Actinomyces sp. oral taxon 414 genome and encodes:
- a CDS encoding glycosyltransferase family 2 protein, translated to MTNETVRVEGANVPPAPPLSDTWLVVPLYNEAPVVREVITAARAVFPHVVVVDDGSTDASAAEAAAAGAVVVRHPINLGQGAALQTGITYVLERTDARYLVTFDADGQHSPADAAAMVERAEAEDLAIVLGSRFLDGKTDVGWLKRLVLRTVAVVSSRTSGMHLTDAHNGLRLIRRDAAQHLDLTQNRMAHASQIIRQLGATGLPWREQGVHIVYTDYSRAKGQSLWNSVNILVDLLFS
- a CDS encoding LCP family protein yields the protein MRSLPRPRVRHASKELKRRMVRGLLSVGLALVLFAASFFAFAYYDLQSQITPIDPGSFLGTDRPSREPAPDGYSGHAVNILVLGTDSRAGANNVDGSEGDDDVIVARSDTAMIMHISADRSRVDVVSIPRDTIVDIPSCTSSDGSTVEESEGQFNTAFANGAGTGSDKNAVTAGVACTIKTLEALTDVYIDESIVVDFSGLSTMVDALGGVTLYVEEDIDDSEYTGLVLERGCHHLDGATALQYARVRHGVGDGSDISRISRQQNLMSAMLRTAQSKNLLTDADKLYSFARESLGTLTTSKGIADLSTLAGLGQSIASIGMDHINFVTMPHEPAAWDRDRVVPSESAETVWAALKNDKPVPADSTHADGTASSPSADASTPSNDGSTSEQSPTDDSAPNESSPDENSSTPMPSTPPGSKPTDPKTANPAEQCR
- a CDS encoding glycosyltransferase family 2 protein, whose protein sequence is MEPTDAAAPQSQDSQDGRRAVRWRGTVRVVTVAYNPGEELMRFLDSLGRASRRRVRVVIADNGSEHELVQEAAERFGAEVVTDGTNRGYGGGANLAARDLDEDWVVVANPDIVWRPGSLDVLIDAGLNTAGAGCLGPRLLNPDGSVYPSGRALPTLVRGTGHAALTRVWPSNPFSAAYHSQGGNDAVREVGWLSGACLVLPAPVWRELGGFDEDYFMFFEDVDLGARVARAGWRNIQVPAAVVVHEQGASWKARPERMIRAHHASARRYLDGVYSAPWQAPLRWAVDGGLRLREELEVRVSARPPRRDRRK
- a CDS encoding DUF2304 domain-containing protein encodes the protein MSSRIIIQVLLIAAVGVIGWMMLRSPGGARHRAGRRIVTLAFVIFAIVSIAVPAVISRIAHFVGVGRGTDLLLYVLVIAFLLQILSSFRRNAALERQITRLARRIALDNAPDPPAEPVRADDETGSDGRRDRP